A portion of the Streptomyces sp. NBC_00376 genome contains these proteins:
- a CDS encoding beta-N-acetylhexosaminidase, whose protein sequence is METDNDTNPAPAPADIVPAPAHIVPAPVGAGGEGRCGFLFDPSTTITAAPGTENTERWLRTTLGAAFGLPLAPRPAAEGREHATNTVRLGIDPALEPEGYRLSTGTGTCVEITGGSPAGVFWGAQTLRQLLGPEAFRRAPTAPGTRRAIPFADIEDSPRFPWRGMMLDVARHFLPKDDVLRYLDLLAAHKLNVFHFHLTDDQGWRIEIKRFPRLTEVGSWRSRTKHGHRASELWDETPHGGHYTQDDIREIVAYAAERHIRVVPEIDIPGHSQAAIAAYPELGNTDVVDTTALSVWDTWGINSNVLAPTDNTLRFFEGVLEEVLDLFPAATSPFIHIGGDECRKEQWKDSPVAQARIEEFGLANEDELQSWIIRHFDTWLTARGRRLIGWDEILEGGLPAGAAVSSWRGYGGGIAAAEAGHDVVMCPEQHVYLDHRQDGGPDEPMPIGFVRTLEDVYRFEPVPAGLSEEAARHILGTQANVWTEVMQNRSRVDYQVFPRLAAFAEVAWSPLPAPAERDFAGFESRMTTHYARLDALGVDYRPPGGPLPRQQRPGVLGRPIDGVPPNV, encoded by the coding sequence ATGGAAACCGACAACGACACGAACCCGGCACCGGCGCCCGCAGACATCGTCCCGGCGCCCGCGCACATCGTCCCGGCACCCGTGGGCGCCGGTGGTGAAGGGCGCTGCGGCTTCCTGTTCGACCCGTCCACCACCATCACGGCGGCCCCCGGCACGGAGAACACCGAACGCTGGCTGCGCACCACGCTCGGCGCCGCCTTCGGTCTGCCGCTCGCCCCGCGGCCGGCCGCCGAGGGCCGCGAGCACGCCACGAACACCGTCCGGCTGGGCATCGACCCGGCACTGGAACCGGAGGGCTACCGGCTGAGCACCGGGACCGGCACATGCGTCGAGATCACCGGCGGCAGCCCCGCCGGGGTCTTCTGGGGCGCGCAGACCCTCCGTCAGCTCCTGGGCCCCGAGGCCTTCCGCCGCGCGCCCACCGCCCCCGGCACCCGGCGCGCCATCCCCTTCGCTGACATCGAGGACAGCCCCCGCTTCCCCTGGCGCGGAATGATGCTCGACGTCGCACGGCACTTCCTGCCCAAGGACGACGTGCTGCGCTACCTCGACCTCCTCGCCGCACACAAGCTGAACGTCTTCCACTTCCACCTCACCGACGACCAGGGCTGGCGCATCGAGATCAAGCGCTTCCCCCGGCTCACCGAGGTCGGCTCCTGGCGCTCCCGCACGAAGCACGGCCACCGGGCGTCCGAGCTGTGGGACGAGACCCCGCACGGCGGTCACTACACGCAGGACGACATTCGCGAGATCGTCGCTTACGCCGCCGAGCGGCACATCCGGGTCGTCCCCGAGATCGACATCCCCGGCCACTCGCAGGCCGCCATCGCCGCCTACCCCGAACTGGGCAACACCGACGTCGTCGACACCACCGCCCTCTCCGTCTGGGACACCTGGGGCATCAACTCGAACGTACTCGCCCCCACCGACAACACCCTGCGCTTCTTCGAAGGCGTCCTCGAAGAGGTCCTCGACCTCTTCCCCGCCGCCACCTCGCCGTTCATCCACATCGGCGGCGACGAATGCCGCAAGGAGCAGTGGAAGGACTCGCCGGTCGCCCAGGCCCGGATCGAGGAATTCGGCCTGGCCAACGAGGACGAGCTGCAGTCCTGGATCATCCGGCACTTCGACACCTGGCTCACCGCGCGCGGGCGCCGGCTGATCGGCTGGGACGAGATCCTGGAGGGCGGCCTCCCGGCGGGCGCCGCCGTGTCGTCCTGGCGGGGTTACGGCGGAGGCATCGCCGCCGCCGAGGCCGGCCACGACGTCGTCATGTGCCCCGAGCAGCACGTGTACCTGGACCACCGTCAGGACGGCGGCCCCGACGAGCCGATGCCCATCGGCTTCGTCCGCACCCTGGAGGACGTCTACCGCTTCGAGCCCGTACCGGCGGGCCTCTCCGAGGAGGCGGCCCGTCACATCCTGGGCACCCAGGCCAATGTCTGGACCGAGGTGATGCAGAACCGGTCCCGCGTCGACTACCAGGTCTTCCCGCGCCTCGCGGCGTTCGCGGAGGTCGCCTGGTCGCCGCTGCCCGCCCCCGCCGAGCGGGACTTCGCCGGCTTCGAAAGCCGAATGACCACGCACTACGCCCGGCTCGACGCCCTCGGCGTCGACTACCGGCCGCCGGGCGGCCCGTTGCCCCGGCAGCAGCGCCCCGGCGTGCTGGGCCGGCCCATCGACGGGGTGCCCCCGAAC
- a CDS encoding extracellular solute-binding protein: MKLSARIAAPAAALVLAGLTATACAPQTSDTGAEGDEKTGTLRVWLFQEVGNKPKEQVVDAAVADFEKAHKDAEVEIEYIPVDTRAQRIKAAFNDPKSAPDLIEYGNTDTAGYVKDGGLADVSAEFAAWDEAKDTDPTAKQSVTADGKIYGAPLFVGVRALYYRTDVFEELGIDAPKTQGELISTAKKIHKKKPDLYGLAVGGAYTYGAMPFIWSAGGELADESGGTYKAAINSDKARKGIEAYTSLFGDDNCPAAKCAAMGGNATVTAFASGKAAMAIGGDFSHAAVEAGSVKGKYAVVPLPGVAEGSVAPAFAGGNNIGVLKSSPHRTLAVDLMKTLTGKQTQTKMFDAMGFLPTYTDVRDAAAKKEPFVEPFVKTLGAGAKFVPASPGWGQIDSSLVLPTMFQEIVSGRKDVAKAADDAAKKMDAAFADAG, from the coding sequence CCGAGGGGGACGAGAAGACCGGCACACTGCGTGTCTGGCTCTTCCAGGAAGTCGGCAACAAGCCCAAGGAGCAGGTCGTCGACGCGGCGGTCGCCGACTTCGAGAAGGCCCACAAGGACGCGGAGGTCGAGATCGAGTACATACCGGTCGACACCCGCGCCCAGCGCATCAAGGCGGCGTTCAACGACCCGAAGAGCGCCCCGGACCTCATCGAGTACGGCAACACCGACACCGCCGGATACGTCAAGGACGGCGGACTCGCCGATGTGAGCGCCGAGTTCGCCGCCTGGGACGAGGCCAAGGACACCGACCCGACCGCCAAGCAGTCCGTGACGGCGGACGGCAAGATCTACGGCGCCCCGCTCTTCGTCGGTGTACGGGCGCTGTACTACCGCACGGACGTCTTCGAGGAACTGGGGATCGACGCCCCCAAGACCCAGGGCGAGCTGATCTCCACCGCGAAGAAGATCCACAAGAAGAAGCCGGACCTGTACGGGCTCGCGGTCGGCGGCGCGTACACCTACGGCGCGATGCCCTTCATCTGGTCGGCCGGCGGCGAACTCGCCGACGAGAGCGGCGGAACGTACAAGGCGGCCATCAACAGCGACAAGGCCCGCAAGGGCATCGAGGCCTACACCTCGCTCTTCGGCGACGACAACTGTCCGGCCGCCAAGTGCGCGGCCATGGGCGGCAACGCGACCGTCACCGCCTTCGCCTCCGGCAAGGCCGCCATGGCGATCGGCGGCGACTTCAGCCACGCGGCCGTCGAGGCGGGCTCGGTGAAGGGCAAGTACGCGGTGGTGCCGCTGCCCGGCGTCGCCGAGGGCTCCGTCGCCCCCGCCTTCGCGGGCGGGAACAACATCGGCGTGCTGAAGAGCAGCCCGCACCGCACGCTCGCCGTGGACCTGATGAAGACCCTGACCGGCAAGCAGACGCAGACCAAGATGTTCGACGCGATGGGCTTCCTGCCGACCTACACCGACGTACGGGACGCGGCCGCGAAGAAGGAGCCGTTCGTCGAGCCGTTCGTCAAGACGCTCGGCGCGGGCGCCAAGTTCGTCCCGGCCTCGCCGGGCTGGGGCCAGATCGACTCCTCGCTGGTCCTGCCGACGATGTTCCAGGAGATCGTCAGCGGCCGGAAGGACGTCGCGAAGGCCGCGGACGACGCGGCGAAGAAGATGGACGCGGCGTTCGCCGACGCGGGCTGA
- a CDS encoding carbohydrate ABC transporter permease, whose product MLHVRRPGRLAAEAATLLIAAAVAFPLYWMVLSALKPAGEIQSTDPRPWTLSPSLDSFRRVFEQNDFGRYFLNSLLVAGTVVIASALIAFLAATAVTRFRFRFRTTLLIMFLVAQMVPVEALTIPLFFLMRDFGQLNTLGSLILPHLAFSLPFAIWMLRGFVKAVPEALEEAAYIDGASRTRFLWQILFPLVFPGLVATSVFSFISTWNDFLFAKSFIISDTSQSTLPMALLVFFKPDENDWGGIMAASTVMTVPVLVFFVLVQRRLVSGLGGAVKD is encoded by the coding sequence ATGCTGCACGTCCGCCGGCCCGGCCGGCTGGCCGCCGAGGCCGCGACCCTGCTGATAGCCGCCGCGGTCGCCTTCCCGCTCTACTGGATGGTGCTTTCCGCGCTCAAACCGGCCGGCGAGATCCAGTCCACCGACCCCCGCCCGTGGACGCTGTCGCCGTCCCTGGACTCGTTCCGCCGGGTCTTCGAACAGAACGACTTCGGGCGGTACTTCCTCAACAGCCTGCTCGTCGCCGGCACGGTCGTCATCGCCTCCGCGCTGATCGCCTTCCTGGCGGCGACGGCCGTGACCCGGTTCAGGTTCCGCTTCCGGACCACGCTGCTGATCATGTTCCTGGTCGCGCAGATGGTGCCGGTCGAGGCGCTGACCATCCCGCTGTTCTTCCTGATGCGGGACTTCGGCCAGCTGAACACGCTCGGCTCCCTGATCCTGCCGCACCTCGCCTTCTCGCTGCCGTTCGCGATCTGGATGCTGCGCGGCTTCGTCAAGGCCGTCCCGGAGGCTCTGGAGGAGGCCGCGTACATCGACGGCGCGAGCCGCACCCGCTTCCTGTGGCAGATCCTCTTCCCGCTGGTCTTCCCGGGCCTGGTGGCGACCAGCGTCTTCTCGTTCATCTCCACCTGGAACGACTTCCTGTTCGCGAAGTCGTTCATCATCAGCGACACCTCCCAGTCGACGCTCCCCATGGCGCTGCTGGTCTTCTTCAAACCCGATGAGAACGACTGGGGAGGGATCATGGCCGCCTCGACGGTGATGACCGTTCCCGTACTGGTCTTCTTCGTACTCGTACAGCGCCGCCTGGTCTCGGGACTCGGCGGAGCGGTAAAGGACTGA
- a CDS encoding carbohydrate ABC transporter permease — protein sequence MTANSTAYKAPGTPGTGGTSGAGGTSARPLRRRRPAPSARRPGRTPWLYLLPALVLLGGLLVYPIYQLGLISFLEYTQAQVSGGEPTTFQGFGNYATLFGDGQFWQVLLATVVFAATCVLATLLVGCALAVLLTRVRALPRLALMMAALGAWATPAITGSTVWVFLFDPDFGPVNKVLGLGDFSWTYGRYSAFALVLLEVLWCSFPFVMVTVYAGIRAIPTEVLEAAALDGASQWRIWRSVMAPMLRPILVVVTIQSIIWDFKVFTQIYVMTGGGGIAGQNLVLNVYAYQKAFASSQYSLGSAIGVVMLVILLAVTLVYLRLVRRQGEEL from the coding sequence ATGACCGCGAACAGTACGGCGTACAAAGCGCCCGGCACGCCCGGAACGGGTGGCACGTCCGGAGCGGGCGGCACCTCCGCCCGCCCGCTCCGGCGGCGCCGCCCGGCCCCGTCCGCGCGCCGCCCCGGCCGGACCCCCTGGCTCTATCTCCTGCCCGCGCTCGTCCTGCTCGGTGGGCTGCTCGTCTACCCGATCTACCAACTCGGCCTGATCTCCTTCCTGGAGTACACCCAGGCCCAGGTCAGCGGTGGTGAACCGACCACCTTCCAGGGCTTCGGGAACTACGCGACGCTCTTCGGCGACGGCCAGTTCTGGCAGGTGCTGCTGGCGACCGTGGTCTTCGCCGCCACCTGCGTACTGGCCACCCTGCTCGTCGGCTGCGCGCTCGCCGTCCTGCTGACCCGCGTCCGGGCCCTGCCGCGGCTCGCCCTGATGATGGCCGCGCTCGGCGCCTGGGCGACCCCGGCGATCACCGGGTCCACCGTCTGGGTGTTCCTCTTCGACCCCGACTTCGGACCGGTCAACAAGGTCCTGGGGCTCGGCGACTTCTCCTGGACGTACGGGCGCTACAGCGCCTTCGCGCTGGTGCTCCTCGAAGTCCTGTGGTGCTCGTTCCCGTTCGTCATGGTGACCGTGTACGCGGGCATCCGGGCGATCCCCACCGAGGTGCTGGAAGCGGCCGCGCTGGACGGTGCCTCGCAGTGGCGGATCTGGCGGTCGGTCATGGCCCCGATGCTGCGGCCGATCCTCGTCGTCGTCACCATCCAGTCGATCATCTGGGACTTCAAGGTCTTCACCCAGATCTACGTCATGACGGGCGGCGGCGGCATCGCCGGCCAGAACCTGGTGCTCAACGTGTACGCGTACCAGAAGGCGTTCGCGTCCTCGCAGTACAGCCTCGGCTCCGCGATCGGCGTCGTGATGCTGGTGATCCTGCTGGCCGTCACGCTCGTCTATCTGCGCCTGGTGCGGCGCCAGGGGGAGGAACTGTGA